Proteins encoded by one window of bacterium:
- a CDS encoding prohibitin family protein, which translates to MLFILALLISIAAFFVWRRAIVVMRQSSSVARSAGSVALLFSVIFGVVALTQCFSQVPAGHVGVIDFFGIVSDRVLPAGINLVNPLARVVKFSIQTKEQKETMQVLSREGLTIGLEISALYRLNPDSAASVYKTVAGGDYESVILAPQFRSISRAVTAGFQASALYSTERERLGVTIQEELSKTMEKRGVYIESTPLRNVALPTQLTEAIEQKQRADQESQRMEFILTKEKQEADRKRIEAQGISDFQKIVSSGISEQLLRWKGVEATEKLAHSPNTKVIIVGSGKDGLPIILDTK; encoded by the coding sequence ATGCTCTTCATTCTCGCACTTCTCATCAGTATCGCCGCGTTTTTTGTCTGGCGGCGCGCAATCGTCGTCATGCGTCAGAGCAGCAGTGTGGCTCGGTCAGCCGGATCAGTTGCGTTGCTCTTTTCGGTCATCTTCGGGGTGGTCGCCTTGACCCAGTGTTTCTCACAGGTGCCGGCGGGACATGTCGGCGTTATTGACTTCTTCGGCATCGTCTCAGACCGCGTACTCCCCGCCGGGATCAATCTGGTCAATCCATTGGCGCGCGTCGTCAAGTTTTCGATCCAGACCAAAGAGCAGAAAGAGACCATGCAGGTATTGTCGCGCGAAGGTCTCACTATCGGGTTGGAAATATCCGCCCTGTATCGGTTAAATCCTGATTCGGCCGCTTCAGTTTACAAAACTGTGGCCGGAGGAGATTACGAGTCGGTCATTCTGGCGCCGCAGTTCCGGTCGATAAGTCGCGCGGTGACCGCCGGATTCCAAGCGAGTGCACTCTACTCGACCGAACGTGAACGACTCGGCGTGACCATTCAGGAAGAGCTCTCCAAAACCATGGAGAAGCGAGGGGTCTATATCGAGTCAACGCCGCTTCGCAATGTAGCACTCCCGACCCAATTGACCGAGGCGATCGAGCAGAAACAGCGTGCCGACCAGGAAAGCCAGCGGATGGAGTTCATTCTGACTAAGGAGAAGCAGGAGGCCGACCGGAAGCGGATCGAGGCTCAGGGAATCTCCGATTTCCAGAAGATCGTCTCTTCGGGGATCAGCGAGCAACTCCTTCGATGGAAAGGAGTGGAGGCGACCGAAAAGCTGGCGCATTCACCCAACACCAAAGTGATCATTGTCGGATCCGGCAAAGATGGCCTGCCGATCATCCTCGATACTAAGTAG